One window from the genome of SAR202 cluster bacterium encodes:
- a CDS encoding ribonuclease HII, which translates to MPSLDFELDVFKQNYTFIAGLDEVGRGTIAGPVVSGAVVLDLNKHLEFYEEINDSKKLTSKKRNSLSILIKRFALTYGIGISSAKEIDQIGIVPATKLSMIRAINHLAPKPEYLLIDSLEIPEIDIDQTSLIKGDNISLSIAAASIIAKVARDKMMEKYDKYFPNYTFKSHKGYYTKSHASELIENGVTKIHRKTFAPIKDFN; encoded by the coding sequence ATGCCATCCTTAGATTTTGAATTAGATGTATTTAAACAAAATTATACGTTTATAGCAGGATTAGATGAAGTAGGTAGAGGAACTATTGCAGGCCCAGTAGTTTCAGGTGCGGTAGTATTAGATTTAAACAAACACCTCGAATTTTATGAAGAGATTAATGACAGTAAAAAATTAACCTCAAAAAAACGCAATTCACTGAGTATATTAATAAAAAGATTTGCCTTAACCTACGGAATTGGTATTTCATCAGCAAAAGAAATTGATCAAATAGGTATAGTTCCAGCAACAAAACTTTCTATGATAAGAGCAATAAACCACCTTGCTCCAAAACCAGAATACTTACTAATCGACAGTTTAGAAATACCAGAAATTGATATTGATCAGACTTCATTAATTAAAGGAGATAATATATCGCTATCTATTGCCGCAGCGTCCATAATTGCTAAGGTTGCAAGAGATAAAATGATGGAAAAATACGATAAATATTTCCCTAATTATACTTTTAAAAGCCATAAAGGTTATTATACGAAGTCACACGCAAGTGAACTAATAGAGAATGGTGTTACCAAAATCCACAGAAAAACTTTTGCACCTATTAAAGATTTTAATTAG